Proteins encoded within one genomic window of Methanothrix harundinacea 6Ac:
- a CDS encoding IS5 family transposase codes for MSSFTAWGLREAYKNVEKLGDRLSKITNLIEWEPFRPILEEMYHNKTERGGRPNFDVILMLKVLLLQQWYGLSDLETEKQISDRISFMKFLGFPDSIPDSRTIWLFRERMAQTGKDESVWEELQRQLDFKGLQVKRGTIQDATFIEADPGGSKKPRRETARTRRSRDGTWAKKGEELHFGYKLHSKVDIDYGLIRSIESTTASVHDSRVDLSVEGEVVLRDKGYFGVKAKGNDFTMKRAAAGHPLSDLDKLRNRLISKLRFPGERQFAVIKRVFRSAHVMVTTIPRVHVKMVFTAFAFDLYQLCTLKNAEIVSK; via the coding sequence ATGAGTTCTTTTACTGCATGGGGCCTTCGAGAAGCTTACAAGAACGTAGAGAAGCTGGGCGATAGGCTTTCAAAGATAACGAACTTGATCGAGTGGGAACCATTTCGACCAATTCTTGAAGAGATGTATCATAATAAAACCGAACGAGGCGGAAGGCCGAACTTTGATGTTATCCTGATGCTCAAGGTGCTTTTGCTCCAGCAGTGGTACGGGTTGAGCGACCTCGAGACTGAAAAGCAGATTTCGGATCGAATATCTTTTATGAAATTCTTAGGATTTCCTGATTCTATACCCGATTCCAGGACGATATGGCTTTTTCGCGAGCGGATGGCCCAGACGGGAAAGGATGAGTCCGTTTGGGAAGAGCTCCAGAGACAGCTCGATTTTAAAGGGCTTCAGGTAAAAAGAGGAACCATTCAGGATGCAACGTTTATAGAGGCCGACCCAGGAGGTTCAAAGAAACCAAGAAGAGAGACCGCTAGGACTCGTCGGAGCAGGGATGGAACTTGGGCTAAGAAGGGTGAGGAACTCCATTTTGGTTATAAACTTCATTCTAAAGTCGATATCGATTACGGCCTGATAAGGAGCATCGAATCGACAACTGCTTCGGTGCACGATAGTCGGGTTGATCTATCGGTTGAAGGAGAGGTGGTCCTCAGGGACAAAGGATATTTCGGTGTGAAGGCTAAGGGAAACGACTTCACAATGAAACGTGCAGCAGCGGGTCATCCTCTAAGCGATCTCGATAAGCTGCGAAACCGCTTGATTAGCAAACTGAGATTTCCGGGCGAACGTCAGTTTGCTGTTATTAAAAGAGTGTTCCGAAGCGCGCATGTAATGGTAACGACGATCCCGAGAGTTCACGTTAAAATGGTATTCACTGCCTTTGCTTTCGACTTATACCAGCTATGTACACTTAAAAATGCTGAAATCGTCTCAAAATAG
- a CDS encoding tyrosine-type recombinase/integrase, translated as MIEASADGEYWIIWQLMALCGLRSVEAVNLTYGDIDLERRLIHVGKTSSNSGKSRTVIYPECLQEVIEEQLDRHRHLYRKNEHNYFIAGWWSPLSTRAVRYAFQKYSDMAGIEGYSPHSLRHFYAESLVRKGVDLDTIRKNLGVSILTI; from the coding sequence TTGATTGAGGCTTCAGCAGATGGCGAATATTGGATTATATGGCAGTTAATGGCTCTTTGTGGATTAAGATCTGTTGAAGCGGTAAACTTAACTTATGGCGATATTGATTTGGAACGGAGGCTTATACATGTAGGTAAGACCAGTTCTAACAGCGGTAAATCTCGAACTGTAATTTATCCTGAGTGCCTACAAGAAGTGATAGAGGAGCAATTAGACCGTCATCGTCACCTTTACCGGAAAAATGAGCATAATTATTTCATAGCTGGTTGGTGGTCACCTTTGAGTACTAGAGCGGTAAGGTACGCATTTCAAAAATACTCCGATATGGCGGGGATAGAAGGGTATTCACCGCATAGCCTAAGACATTTTTATGCTGAATCTTTGGTAAGGAAAGGGGTGGATCTTGACACCATAAGGAAGAATCTGGGAGTTTCCATATTAACCATATAA
- a CDS encoding metal ABC transporter solute-binding protein, Zn/Mn family, with protein sequence MTAPRHPLLALALSLALALLCGCLSADEPAAAPVGGKVKVVASTVPLGTFSSMVGGDLVEVAVLVPPGASPHTFEPTPSKLAEVAEAELYIKNGAGLEIWMERMIQANRRMLVVDTSTGVELIETAGSSCHEKILTADPHIWLSPKNAMIIVEEICDGLVEVDPENAEAYRRNRDDYLLRLEELDRELESAFSGASRREFIVLHPAWSYFARDYALVQVAILEGDKEPGPRYLAEIVEVAREENLTTIFVDPNFSPKSAEIIAGEIGGRVVPLDPLAEDYIENMRAVSREIGRSLEG encoded by the coding sequence GTGACCGCACCTCGCCATCCCCTTCTGGCCCTGGCCCTATCCCTCGCCCTGGCCCTCCTCTGCGGCTGCCTATCCGCCGACGAGCCGGCCGCCGCCCCGGTGGGGGGAAAGGTGAAGGTCGTCGCCTCCACCGTTCCCCTGGGCACCTTCTCCTCCATGGTGGGTGGGGACCTGGTGGAGGTCGCGGTCCTCGTCCCGCCGGGGGCGAGCCCCCACACCTTCGAGCCGACCCCCTCGAAGCTCGCGGAGGTGGCGGAGGCGGAGCTCTACATCAAGAACGGGGCCGGCCTTGAGATCTGGATGGAGAGGATGATCCAGGCGAATAGGAGGATGCTCGTCGTCGACACCTCCACCGGGGTGGAGCTGATAGAGACGGCCGGCTCCTCCTGCCACGAGAAGATCCTGACGGCGGACCCCCACATCTGGCTCTCGCCGAAAAACGCCATGATCATCGTCGAGGAGATCTGCGACGGCCTGGTGGAGGTGGACCCCGAGAACGCCGAGGCTTATCGGAGGAACAGGGACGATTACCTCCTGAGGCTCGAGGAGCTCGACCGCGAGCTAGAGTCCGCCTTCTCCGGGGCCTCCCGGAGGGAGTTCATCGTCCTCCACCCCGCCTGGAGCTACTTCGCCCGGGATTACGCCCTCGTCCAGGTGGCGATCCTGGAGGGGGATAAGGAGCCTGGGCCGCGGTACCTCGCCGAGATCGTCGAGGTCGCCCGGGAGGAGAACCTCACCACCATCTTCGTCGACCCGAACTTCAGCCCCAAGTCAGCGGAGATCATCGCCGGGGAGATCGGCGGACGGGTCGTACCCCTCGACCCCCTCGCCGAGGATTACATCGAGAACATGAGGGCCGTAAGCCGAGAGATAGGAAGGAGCCTGGAAGGCTGA
- a CDS encoding metal ABC transporter ATP-binding protein, translating to MAGADPVSIQNLWVRLDGRTVLEEVNLEVKEGDFLGLIGPNGGGKTTLLRAILGLVKPSRGRVAVFGMSPEAARCRVGYLPQKSLFDQRFPIRALEVVLMGRRGRMGLFDHYSSEDREAALSALKAVGMLDLKDREIGALSGGQQQRVFVARALVSEPDLLLLDEPATGIDSARRREFYELLGDLNENMTIIMVSHDISAVSTYVKKIACVSRRLFYHSSKELFAEEIEEAYQCPVEMIAHGIPHRVLREH from the coding sequence ATGGCCGGCGCAGATCCCGTATCGATCCAGAACCTCTGGGTCCGACTGGACGGGCGGACCGTCCTGGAGGAGGTGAACCTGGAGGTGAAGGAGGGGGACTTCCTCGGGCTGATCGGCCCGAATGGCGGGGGGAAGACGACCCTCCTCAGGGCCATCCTGGGGCTGGTGAAGCCCTCCCGGGGAAGGGTTGCGGTCTTCGGGATGAGCCCCGAGGCGGCCCGATGCCGGGTCGGCTACCTCCCCCAGAAGAGCCTCTTCGACCAGAGGTTTCCGATCCGGGCCCTGGAGGTGGTACTGATGGGCCGCCGGGGAAGGATGGGCCTCTTCGACCACTACTCCTCTGAGGATCGCGAGGCGGCCCTCTCCGCCCTCAAGGCGGTGGGGATGCTGGATCTGAAGGACCGGGAGATTGGGGCCCTCTCCGGGGGTCAGCAGCAGAGGGTCTTTGTGGCGAGGGCCCTCGTCTCGGAGCCCGACCTCCTCCTCCTGGACGAGCCCGCCACCGGGATCGACAGCGCCCGGCGGCGAGAGTTCTACGAGCTCCTCGGCGACCTGAACGAGAATATGACGATAATAATGGTCTCCCACGACATCAGCGCCGTATCCACGTACGTCAAGAAGATCGCCTGCGTCAGCCGGAGGCTATTCTACCACAGCTCAAAGGAGCTCTTCGCCGAGGAGATCGAGGAAGCGTACCAGTGCCCCGTGGAGATGATCGCCCACGGCATCCCCCACCGGGTCCTGAGGGAGCACTGA